A stretch of the Argentina anserina chromosome 6, drPotAnse1.1, whole genome shotgun sequence genome encodes the following:
- the LOC126798315 gene encoding vegetative cell wall protein gp1-like — protein sequence MELPLLSSLIFVLIISILALLVNSQSQNANSTPQSPPPSPSPPPPSPPPPMSPPPSESPPPPPNSSSPPPEAPSSPPPPARPPNQFNSKKPPSPPSPRRRPKHHRPLPPPKGHKYNEGKKIGLLFVGIAAILQIGVVGFLVFKRHQLLKVKDRYDYENCS from the coding sequence ATGGAACTGCCATTGTTGTCAAGCTTGATCTTTGTGTTGATTATTAGCATACTTGCTCTTCTGGTTAATTCTCAATCTCAAAATGCCAATTCAACGCCTCAATCTCCACCTCCTTCACCGTCTCCCCCACCTCCATCGCCACCGCCACCAATGTCACCGCCCCCATCGGAAAGCCCTCCGCCTCCCCCGAACTCTTCCTCACCTCCGCCGGAGGCTCCGAGTTCGCCCCCTCCACCTGCTCGGCCTCCCAATCAGTTCAATTCAAAGAaaccaccatcaccaccatcaccTCGCAGAAGGCCCAAGCACCACCGGCCGCTGCCGCCCCCGAAGGGGCATAAGTACAATGAAGGGAAGAAGATTGGGCTCTTGTTTGTTGGCATTGCCGCCATTCTTCAGATTGGTGTAGTGGGGTTCTTGGTTTTCAAGAGACACCAGCTTCTGAAGGTCAAGGATAGATATGACTATGAGAATTGTTCTTGA
- the LOC126798317 gene encoding growth-regulating factor 5 yields MMSGGNPSSARSFRYPFTATQWQELEHQALIFKYMVSGVPVPTDLVYSFKRRLDSSMSSRLFPHHPFGWGCYDMGFGRKIDPEPGRCRRTDGKKWRCSKEAYPDSKYCERHMHRGRNRSRKPVEASSSSSNTNTTLNSNTIPTPPEYNPALIHKNLSKPSPPLFSSSFSNETPHTQHQSSPLYPFLSRTQGSGTNPELFLNSGSYVNEADHRDYRYLQGTKEGVDHELAFFPAESSSNTRSLMSSYKGYSTQSQFQSLADHFPQQQSQDEQHCYVLGTDFKSSRPIKPEHKDSDQAQKSLHHFFGDWHPKSTDTWLDLAPNSRLHNGN; encoded by the exons ATGATGAGTGGAGGAAATCCAAGTAGTGCAAGGAGTTTCAGGTACCCTTTCACAGCAACTCAATGGCAGGAGCTTGAGCATCAAGCTCTCATCTTCAAGTACATGGTCTCTGGAGTCCCCGTCCCAACTGATCTTGTCTACTCCTTTAAAAGAAGATTGGATTCCTCAATGTCTTCCAGACTCTTTCCTCACCACCCTT TTGGGTGGGGTTGCTATGATATGGGGTTTGGCAGAAAGATAGACCCAGAGCCAGGAAGGTGCAGAAGAACAGATGGTAAAAAATGGAGGTGTTCAAAGGAAGCATACCCAGATTCCAAGTACTGTGAGAGACATATGCACAGAGGCAGAAACCGTTCAAGAAAGCCTGTGGAAGCTTCTTCTAGTTCTTCTAATACAAACACTACTCTTAATAGTAACACTATTCCAACACCTCCAGAGTACAACCCTGCTTTAATCCACAAAAACCTCTCCAAACCCTCCCCTCCATTGTTCTCCTCATCTTTCAGCAATGAAACACCTCACACCCAACACCAAAGTTCACCTCTTTATCCCTTCCTTTCTAGGACACAGGGTTCTGGCACCAACCCTGAGCTTTTTCTCAACTCTGGATCTTATGTCAATGAAGCTGATCATAGAGATTACAG GTATCTTCAAGGAACAAAGGAAGGTGTGGATCATGAGCTAGCATTCTTTCCTGCAGAGTCTTCTTCCAATACAAGAAGCTTAATGAGCTCCTACAAAGGCTACTCAACCCAATCTCAGTTCCAAAGCCTCGCAGATCATTTTCCACAGCAACAGTCCCAGGATGAGCAGCATTGCTATGTTTTGGGAACTGATTTCAAATCAAGCAGACCAATCAAACCAGAGCATAAAGACTCTGATCAAGCTCAAAAGTCCCTCCACCATTTCTTTGGAGACTGGCATCCAAAGTCCACGGACACCTGGCTTGATCTTGCACCCAATTCCAGGCTTCACAATGGTAATTAG